One genomic region from Melioribacteraceae bacterium encodes:
- a CDS encoding 4Fe-4S binding protein, with protein MIREIIKIDEELCDGCGVCVPACAEGALQIIDGKARLISDLFCDGLGACISDCPQGAITIERREADPYNEYIVMEAIVKGGPNVIKAHLKHLRDHKEFGLFAEAIDYLNDHKIIIPVPDDAVAEEPLKEGCPGNKEAVLVPSQFEEEGTRTSQLSNWPVQMYLISPTAAHFRNSDLLLAADCAAFSYGDFHKDYIKGKSLAIACPKLDSNKQVYLDKLITLINQTNINSITVVVMEVPCCSGLVQLVTQALDHSERNLPVRVIVIGINGNQLKSIDL; from the coding sequence ATGATTCGGGAAATAATCAAAATTGACGAGGAGTTATGCGACGGCTGCGGAGTATGCGTGCCCGCCTGTGCCGAAGGCGCTCTTCAGATTATTGACGGTAAGGCCAGATTGATAAGCGACCTTTTCTGCGACGGGCTTGGTGCATGCATATCCGATTGCCCGCAGGGAGCTATAACAATAGAACGAAGAGAGGCAGATCCCTACAACGAATACATTGTTATGGAAGCCATTGTAAAAGGGGGGCCTAACGTTATTAAGGCCCACTTAAAGCATCTGCGCGATCATAAGGAGTTTGGTCTCTTTGCGGAAGCTATAGATTATTTAAACGACCACAAAATAATAATACCGGTGCCGGATGACGCTGTGGCTGAAGAACCATTAAAGGAAGGATGTCCCGGTAATAAGGAAGCAGTGCTTGTACCAAGTCAATTTGAAGAGGAAGGAACCCGTACCTCGCAATTGTCCAACTGGCCGGTTCAGATGTATTTGATTTCTCCAACTGCTGCTCACTTCAGGAATTCGGATCTGCTTCTTGCCGCAGACTGTGCCGCGTTCTCCTACGGAGATTTTCACAAAGATTATATTAAAGGTAAATCCCTTGCAATTGCTTGTCCTAAACTTGATTCAAACAAGCAGGTCTACCTCGATAAGCTGATTACGCTAATCAACCAGACGAACATAAACTCAATTACTGTAGTGGTTATGGAAGTACCGTGCTGCAGCGGACTGGTTCAGCTTGTAACACAGGCGCTCGATCATTCTGAAAGAAATCTGCCGGTAAGAGTAATTGTAATCGGTATAAACGGCAATCAGTTAAAAAGTATAGACCTTTAA
- a CDS encoding class I SAM-dependent methyltransferase yields MLNSKNFYDEISSFYGRMIDLEKNLALRTDAYKNIFPQPGRTADIGCGIGLDSIALARNGHSVSSFDPSLLMIKEAENNASKFNVSIDSHVHSFNSLPKKYHGYFDNIVSVGNTIAHLSPADLKKAFNKIKQTLVPGGKLFLHILNYELILREKKRINNIAVRDGQTIIRFYDLGNKKIRFNILAFPTASPKEFRLVTTIHYPHSKKRIGNYLKGAGFYKIKFSGNFAGDPFDLRKSKDLFIEAIRK; encoded by the coding sequence ATGCTCAACAGTAAAAATTTTTATGATGAGATTTCGAGTTTCTACGGCAGAATGATCGATCTCGAAAAAAACCTGGCACTCAGAACAGATGCCTATAAAAATATTTTTCCTCAACCCGGAAGAACAGCAGATATCGGATGCGGGATAGGTCTTGATTCAATTGCTCTCGCGCGAAACGGACATTCTGTTTCTTCTTTCGATCCGTCACTCTTAATGATCAAAGAAGCAGAAAACAACGCATCAAAATTTAACGTCTCAATCGACTCTCATGTTCATTCATTCAACTCTCTCCCGAAGAAATATCACGGCTATTTCGATAACATTGTCTCCGTCGGTAATACAATAGCTCATCTATCACCCGCCGATCTTAAAAAAGCTTTCAACAAGATTAAACAAACTCTTGTACCGGGCGGGAAACTCTTTCTTCATATACTGAATTATGAATTAATTCTGCGCGAGAAGAAAAGAATAAACAATATTGCGGTTCGTGACGGCCAGACAATAATCCGTTTTTATGACCTTGGGAATAAAAAAATCAGGTTCAACATACTCGCTTTTCCTACAGCATCTCCGAAGGAGTTCCGGCTTGTTACCACAATTCATTATCCTCATTCAAAAAAGAGAATCGGGAATTATCTGAAGGGAGCTGGATTTTACAAAATTAAATTCAGCGGGAATTTTGCCGGCGATCCTTTCGATCTGAGAAAATCCAAAGATCTGTTTATCGAAGCAATCAGAAAATAA
- a CDS encoding PH domain-containing protein — protein MKTTLRKDEHLLFETRKHWFFLIIPVLITAALIVLSFYIYFQLDDKKSWYLFIPVLSVLYFLFRYYSWKNDLWAVTNIRVIDESGVFSINSKESPIDKINNVAYSQNVLGRIFGYGDVQIQTAAEMGETSYTNISYPNKLKEALSSAMEQYKESQINKQAYKLADAVDGEIGEETKECPYCAEKIKAKAKVCRYCGKELPL, from the coding sequence ATGAAAACCACATTAAGAAAGGATGAACACTTATTATTCGAAACAAGAAAACACTGGTTCTTTCTGATCATTCCGGTTTTAATTACGGCCGCACTTATAGTACTCTCGTTTTATATTTATTTTCAACTTGATGATAAAAAAAGCTGGTATTTATTTATCCCCGTTCTGTCGGTCCTTTATTTTTTATTCAGATATTATTCATGGAAAAATGATCTCTGGGCGGTTACTAATATCCGGGTTATTGATGAAAGCGGTGTATTCTCAATTAATTCGAAAGAAAGCCCGATTGATAAAATCAATAATGTGGCATACAGTCAGAATGTCCTGGGCAGAATTTTCGGTTATGGTGATGTGCAGATTCAAACAGCCGCAGAAATGGGAGAGACAAGTTATACGAATATTTCCTATCCGAACAAATTGAAGGAAGCTCTCTCAAGCGCAATGGAACAATACAAAGAATCGCAGATCAACAAACAGGCCTATAAGCTTGCAGATGCCGTTGACGGCGAGATAGGTGAGGAAACAAAAGAATGCCCCTATTGCGCGGAGAAAATAAAAGCCAAAGCCAAAGTATGCCGGTATTGCGGCAAAGAGTTACCGCTCTAA
- a CDS encoding Rrf2 family transcriptional regulator: MTVFFSKTCELGLQAVLFLSIKKEKIIFNADEVSKELKVPKEYVSKVLQILTKSGIVGSKKGKSGGFYLAKSPSGIKLIDIVEAIDGLEVFHSCVLGFPGCSSENPCPIHNKWGKLRDEAYRMLSEETLEQLKEKTIQKIISL, from the coding sequence ATGACAGTGTTTTTCTCCAAAACCTGCGAACTTGGACTTCAGGCAGTTCTATTCCTTTCCATCAAAAAGGAAAAAATCATTTTTAACGCAGATGAAGTATCCAAAGAATTGAAAGTCCCGAAGGAATACGTTTCCAAAGTCCTTCAGATTCTAACAAAGAGCGGAATTGTGGGATCGAAAAAGGGGAAAAGCGGGGGATTCTATCTTGCCAAGAGTCCTTCCGGAATAAAGCTGATCGATATTGTTGAGGCAATCGATGGATTAGAAGTATTTCATTCCTGTGTTCTCGGATTCCCCGGCTGCTCTTCCGAGAATCCTTGCCCCATACATAATAAATGGGGTAAACTCAGGGATGAAGCATATAGAATGCTGAGCGAAGAAACTCTTGAACAGCTGAAAGAAAAAACAATTCAAAAAATAATTTCATTATAG
- a CDS encoding outer membrane beta-barrel protein, with the protein MKKIALPILILLFVVGNITGQGKFSLSAGGNLAIPMGDFGDAVNMGFGASVQGEYQFQEKLFGTATIGYLMWGGKDMDFGFGSIKSDFSAIPLMAGVKYFFAKGIYGHGQLGLHFFSATVETTGGLFGSSKSSASETEFAIGLGVGYEVSNWDLSALLNIISDSNYIGIRAAYRFSLK; encoded by the coding sequence ATGAAAAAAATTGCTTTACCTATTTTAATCCTGTTATTCGTTGTTGGAAATATTACCGGTCAAGGTAAGTTTTCTTTAAGTGCCGGCGGAAATCTTGCAATTCCAATGGGAGATTTTGGCGATGCTGTTAATATGGGGTTTGGTGCTTCGGTTCAGGGAGAATATCAATTCCAGGAGAAACTATTTGGCACAGCCACAATCGGTTATTTAATGTGGGGAGGAAAAGATATGGATTTCGGATTCGGCTCAATTAAATCCGATTTCAGCGCTATACCATTAATGGCCGGCGTTAAATATTTCTTCGCAAAAGGAATTTACGGTCATGGTCAGCTCGGTCTCCATTTCTTCTCTGCAACTGTTGAAACCACAGGCGGTTTATTCGGTTCATCTAAATCATCTGCCAGCGAAACCGAATTTGCTATTGGTCTTGGAGTCGGCTACGAAGTTTCGAATTGGGACTTGTCTGCTCTATTAAATATTATCAGTGATTCCAATTATATTGGAATACGGGCAGCATACAGATTTTCACTCAAATGA
- a CDS encoding septal ring lytic transglycosylase RlpA family protein, whose amino-acid sequence MRTLKLIFIISLVLVTVGFISWTDSSASENVGAEKISVSKDAKPNVSNVNFEEIGTMVASWYGPGFHGRLTANGETYNQMALTAAHKELPFGTFLRITNQKNGKSAVVRINDRGPYIEGRDLDLSKGTAIALGMVQRGVIKVKVEEISLGDYNPPVVTLN is encoded by the coding sequence TTGCGTACGTTAAAATTAATCTTCATCATAAGTCTGGTGCTCGTTACAGTCGGGTTTATCAGCTGGACTGATTCATCGGCATCAGAGAATGTTGGTGCGGAGAAGATTTCCGTAAGCAAAGATGCAAAGCCAAATGTATCAAACGTTAACTTCGAAGAGATCGGAACCATGGTTGCATCCTGGTACGGTCCCGGATTTCACGGGAGGTTAACAGCTAACGGGGAGACGTATAACCAGATGGCATTAACGGCTGCACATAAAGAATTGCCGTTTGGCACTTTCCTTCGAATTACAAATCAAAAAAATGGTAAGTCTGCTGTTGTAAGAATAAATGATAGAGGACCATATATTGAAGGAAGAGATCTGGACCTTTCAAAGGGAACTGCTATAGCTCTCGGAATGGTGCAGAGAGGTGTTATAAAAGTAAAGGTAGAGGAGATCTCCCTTGGAGATTATAATCCGCCGGTTGTTACTCTAAATTGA
- a CDS encoding TonB-dependent receptor, translated as MKKGILLSVFSFFLAFNHLSAQSQDSIKSYRLEELTVQGVLVLEPESFIKIGPKEIKKSDAGTVIQLGRKIPSIKVQTNSRGESLFFFRGSGERQITLFLDGIPLNIPWDNRIDLSLIPAGVIGGITMLKGIPPSLFGANSISGVIEMSSVNPGLTDKNGTISAQLGETGDRSFAGTYMNRNEKLSYLISANYIDNNNYRLPSSFSDPSNPGRDRLNSFRESKNLFGKLNYKFSEKFNGGFFFSYIDSEKGVPPEIGVENPRYWRYPEWKNLIVGTMGNIQLDQVSSYLFYSLSYNKFDMEIDQFTDFTFNTYDDIEKNDDNTFRGRIIYTNILSENSLLKIGLNGQFFQHKEEFMSGNFVSQIYSENILSGGFEYEYIKDNYVLSLGGGIDRIETPKTGDKPAKESVTDFSVNAAFVYSITSNMSVRINGGRKTRFPTLRETFSGALGRFVTNPELKAEVATSGELSFSYLKSGFSTDASLFLSYLKDGIVRITLPQKQFMRVNKDEIRTYGIELISKYTGPDVQAYFNFTYLSASAKNASGEFADTLEYRPELMSTFGIDYSLTNRLSALLEFEYVGNEFGLREGTAGYQRLPDYFLSNFRIAYNFELGGSGLEVYFRINNLFDRLYYTQFGLPESGRQFFLGANFEF; from the coding sequence ATGAAAAAAGGCATCCTGCTATCAGTTTTTTCGTTTTTTTTAGCATTCAACCATTTGTCAGCCCAATCTCAGGATTCAATTAAATCATACCGGTTAGAAGAACTAACCGTACAGGGAGTTCTCGTCCTTGAGCCTGAATCCTTTATTAAGATCGGCCCAAAAGAAATAAAAAAATCTGATGCCGGGACGGTTATTCAACTCGGACGAAAAATACCCTCTATTAAGGTCCAGACAAACTCGAGGGGAGAAAGTCTCTTCTTTTTCAGAGGTTCGGGTGAACGACAGATTACACTGTTTCTCGACGGCATACCCCTCAATATTCCTTGGGATAACCGTATTGATCTGAGTCTGATTCCGGCCGGGGTAATTGGCGGAATAACTATGCTGAAAGGAATTCCTCCATCATTATTCGGGGCTAATTCGATTTCGGGTGTTATTGAGATGAGTTCTGTCAATCCCGGATTGACAGACAAGAATGGTACAATCTCTGCACAGCTGGGGGAGACAGGAGATAGAAGTTTTGCCGGCACTTACATGAACAGAAACGAAAAACTCTCTTATCTCATATCGGCCAATTATATAGATAATAATAATTATAGATTACCTTCATCATTCAGCGATCCATCGAATCCGGGGAGGGACCGTTTAAATAGTTTCCGGGAGAGTAAAAATCTTTTCGGCAAACTGAATTATAAATTCAGCGAGAAATTTAACGGCGGATTCTTTTTCTCATATATCGATTCGGAGAAAGGAGTCCCTCCGGAAATCGGTGTTGAAAACCCCAGGTACTGGCGTTACCCTGAATGGAAAAATCTCATTGTCGGGACAATGGGAAATATTCAGCTCGATCAGGTCAGTTCTTATCTCTTCTATTCTCTATCATATAACAAGTTTGATATGGAGATTGATCAGTTCACAGACTTTACTTTTAATACGTATGATGATATTGAAAAGAATGACGACAACACATTCCGAGGAAGAATAATCTATACAAATATTCTAAGCGAGAACTCTCTTCTTAAAATCGGTTTGAACGGTCAATTTTTCCAGCATAAGGAAGAATTTATGTCTGGTAATTTCGTCTCCCAAATTTATTCCGAAAACATTTTAAGCGGCGGATTTGAATACGAATACATAAAAGACAATTATGTTCTCTCGCTTGGCGGCGGAATTGATAGAATTGAAACTCCTAAGACAGGAGACAAACCGGCAAAGGAAAGTGTAACGGATTTTTCCGTCAACGCTGCTTTCGTTTACTCAATCACATCTAATATGTCGGTTCGAATTAATGGCGGAAGAAAGACACGCTTCCCAACCCTCAGAGAAACTTTCTCCGGGGCGCTCGGAAGATTTGTTACCAATCCCGAATTAAAAGCCGAAGTAGCAACTTCCGGCGAATTGAGTTTCAGTTATCTAAAATCTGGATTTTCCACCGATGCCTCTCTTTTTCTTTCCTATTTAAAGGACGGGATAGTAAGAATTACTCTTCCGCAAAAGCAGTTTATGAGAGTAAATAAAGATGAAATAAGAACATACGGAATCGAACTGATTTCAAAATACACCGGACCAGATGTTCAGGCATATTTCAATTTCACCTATTTATCAGCATCGGCTAAAAACGCTTCGGGCGAATTTGCCGATACTCTTGAATACCGGCCAGAACTTATGAGCACTTTCGGAATTGATTACTCTTTAACAAACCGTCTCTCTGCTTTACTCGAATTTGAATATGTCGGCAATGAATTCGGATTGAGAGAAGGCACGGCTGGATACCAGAGGCTTCCCGATTACTTCTTAAGTAATTTCAGAATTGCCTACAACTTTGAATTAGGCGGTTCCGGCCTCGAGGTTTATTTTAGAATCAACAATCTGTTCGATCGGCTCTATTACACACAGTTCGGATTGCCTGAATCCGGGCGACAGTTTTTTCTCGGTGCAAATTTTGAATTTTAG
- a CDS encoding glycosyltransferase family A protein: MKKISAFIPIDNNSKAEYFNKQFNDHPLIESVYFLAVNPISSTPNLIPVNSINNFNTLKIIAERLETDYLLLINRAIEIDFGIHSIERMLSVARDTRAGIIYSDYYEIAGTLKPHPLIDYQTGSIRDDFDFGPVMLIDSNEFKNGVNEIPFELEFSALYSIRLSVSRRKRVFRIPEYLYSTQVFDPRKSGEKQFDYVDPRNRKMQIEMEDVATDHLKKIGAYIEPKKREIDFGSHEFQNEASVIIPVKNREKTIADAVSSALKQKTDFPFNVIVIDNHSTDKTTEILTNFALKDNRLIHRIPPRGDLLIGGCWNNGVNQPECGRFSVQLDSDDLYKDEFTLQKVIDTFRRENCAMVIGSYILSDFELNPIPPGLIDHKEWSDDNGTNNALRINGLGAPRAFYTPLLRELKIPNVSYGEDYYLGITISRSYKIGRIYEPIYICRRWEGNTDAELDINRLNRNNFYKDRLRTIEIETRKTINRS; encoded by the coding sequence ATGAAAAAAATCTCGGCATTTATTCCGATCGACAATAATTCCAAAGCCGAATACTTTAATAAGCAATTCAATGACCATCCTTTAATTGAATCAGTTTATTTTTTAGCAGTCAATCCGATCTCATCAACTCCTAATCTTATTCCGGTAAACAGCATTAATAATTTTAACACATTAAAAATAATAGCAGAGAGACTGGAAACCGATTATCTTCTTCTTATTAACCGCGCAATTGAAATAGATTTTGGAATTCATTCAATTGAAAGAATGCTCTCTGTTGCCCGCGATACCAGGGCGGGAATAATCTACTCCGACTATTATGAAATTGCCGGTACGTTAAAACCTCATCCTCTGATCGATTACCAAACGGGAAGTATCCGTGATGATTTTGATTTCGGCCCGGTAATGCTGATTGATTCAAATGAATTTAAAAACGGGGTAAATGAAATTCCGTTCGAACTGGAATTTTCCGCTTTATATTCAATTCGATTGAGTGTTTCCAGACGGAAGCGGGTTTTCAGGATACCGGAATATTTGTATTCCACTCAGGTATTCGATCCGCGCAAATCAGGGGAAAAGCAATTCGATTATGTCGATCCGCGAAACCGGAAAATGCAGATTGAGATGGAAGATGTTGCAACTGATCATTTAAAAAAGATTGGTGCATATATAGAACCTAAAAAACGGGAGATTGACTTCGGTTCTCACGAATTTCAGAACGAAGCATCAGTAATAATTCCGGTTAAGAACCGTGAGAAAACAATTGCCGATGCAGTCTCGTCTGCCCTTAAACAGAAAACGGATTTCCCGTTCAATGTTATTGTTATAGATAATCATTCGACAGATAAAACCACAGAAATTCTAACAAACTTTGCATTAAAGGACAATCGGCTTATTCACAGGATTCCCCCGCGCGGTGATTTACTTATCGGCGGATGCTGGAATAACGGCGTGAATCAACCGGAATGCGGAAGATTTTCTGTTCAGCTCGACAGTGATGATCTTTATAAAGATGAATTCACCCTTCAAAAGGTTATCGATACCTTCCGCCGCGAGAACTGCGCAATGGTTATCGGATCTTATATTTTGAGTGATTTTGAACTTAATCCGATACCGCCCGGACTAATAGACCATAAAGAATGGAGCGACGACAACGGTACAAACAACGCTTTAAGAATCAATGGCCTGGGAGCTCCCCGTGCATTCTATACTCCACTGCTCAGGGAATTGAAAATTCCGAATGTGAGTTACGGTGAGGACTATTATCTTGGAATAACGATATCGCGGAGTTATAAAATCGGAAGAATTTACGAGCCGATTTACATCTGCAGACGATGGGAAGGGAATACCGATGCCGAACTCGATATCAACAGGCTTAATAGAAACAATTTTTATAAAGACCGGTTGCGAACAATTGAAATCGAAACCAGAAAAACGATAAACCGAAGTTGA
- a CDS encoding DUF4922 domain-containing protein → MILGSSKEKSVSPAAWTAAIEKLITDQRESWPLLNNNVNNLSHVNTRKIEFDGFEIVLQHNPERITSTTAQVDSKSISMRPCFLCLNNLPAEQSALEYNKHYLILCNPYPIFPGHLTITHRKHIPQNLVLNFDDLIEISRDLNQNFTLFYNGPNCGASAPDHFHFQAIPKKTLPLENEIAKLKELNRGNLLKEDKTEICFLDNYLRYGIVMESSSKGEIQSIFKNVANIFRNISLPNEEPMWNIISSYGENKWTVVIFPRRNHRPDQYYKEGSAKIMISPAAVDLGGVFVLPREEDWKKIAAHDVIDIFKQVSVTKEFFEYLRKKITDYMTK, encoded by the coding sequence ATGATTCTTGGTAGTAGTAAAGAGAAAAGTGTCAGTCCTGCAGCCTGGACAGCTGCAATTGAAAAATTGATTACGGATCAGAGGGAATCGTGGCCGCTTCTTAATAATAATGTAAACAACCTCTCTCATGTCAATACAAGAAAAATCGAATTTGACGGATTTGAAATTGTGTTGCAGCATAATCCGGAACGAATTACTTCTACAACGGCCCAAGTGGACAGCAAATCGATCAGCATGCGTCCCTGTTTTTTATGCCTGAACAATCTACCCGCCGAGCAATCGGCGCTCGAGTATAACAAACATTATCTCATACTTTGTAATCCCTATCCGATTTTTCCGGGTCATTTAACAATTACACACAGAAAACATATTCCTCAAAATCTAGTTCTTAATTTCGATGACCTTATCGAAATCTCAAGAGATCTGAATCAGAATTTCACTCTCTTCTACAACGGACCAAACTGCGGTGCTTCCGCACCGGATCATTTTCACTTCCAGGCAATTCCTAAAAAAACACTTCCTTTAGAAAACGAAATAGCCAAACTAAAAGAATTAAACCGGGGGAATCTGCTGAAAGAAGATAAAACCGAGATCTGTTTTCTGGACAATTATTTGCGGTATGGAATTGTTATGGAGTCATCAAGTAAAGGCGAGATTCAAAGCATTTTTAAAAATGTTGCGAATATCTTCCGGAATATATCCCTGCCCAACGAGGAACCGATGTGGAACATTATCAGTTCTTACGGTGAAAACAAATGGACAGTTGTAATCTTCCCGAGAAGAAATCACAGACCGGATCAGTATTACAAAGAAGGATCCGCGAAAATTATGATTAGTCCAGCGGCAGTAGATTTAGGAGGAGTTTTTGTTCTTCCTCGAGAGGAGGACTGGAAGAAAATAGCGGCACATGATGTAATTGATATTTTCAAACAGGTTTCAGTTACAAAAGAATTTTTTGAATACTTAAGAAAGAAAATAACAGATTACATGACGAAGTAA
- a CDS encoding septation protein SpoVG family protein, which translates to MKIVRMNLLDGNSRSKTVAFFDFQTIDEITIKGFRVVNGSNGLFISSPDHKGKDGKYYESVILSKEMKKDLEKLALDEYNKSRK; encoded by the coding sequence ATGAAGATTGTCCGTATGAATCTTCTGGACGGGAATTCCAGAAGCAAAACGGTTGCCTTTTTTGATTTCCAGACAATTGATGAAATTACCATTAAAGGATTCCGTGTTGTAAATGGATCCAACGGACTGTTCATTTCTTCCCCGGACCATAAGGGGAAAGACGGAAAATATTACGAGTCGGTTATTCTATCAAAAGAAATGAAAAAAGACCTGGAAAAACTGGCTCTCGATGAGTATAACAAATCCCGCAAGTAA
- a CDS encoding SpoIIE family protein phosphatase — protein MPVSDSKIPNKILLVEDEFNIAKLFIYNLTKAGFVCDHANNGKEGLEFAHRNRPDIIISDVMMPEMDGFEFRKKLLDDTDLKSIPFVFLTAKGAEEDILQGFDLEIEDYIIKTSSPKVVIAKVSAILKSLEKERVKIVDEVQKAADSMGAKVVPDEAPQFEGFSIKHWHLPFKNVPGGDFIDYFKIDENNIAIVLGDVMGKRWGAWYFAVAYAGYVRSATRFVLESSSEYSPSDILHKVNESVFKDERISEVFITLSIVLLDKKNKVAKYSGAGDLPIVYKSGEAKLIHSTGLLLGFSSTGEYEDHEIKLNTGDEIFLVTDGITEARNKEGLLYGQEKLINFITGMRTEEDSVEQMKNELLSYTGGELEDDVSFIAVKLL, from the coding sequence GTGCCAGTAAGCGACAGCAAAATTCCAAATAAAATTCTATTGGTTGAAGACGAATTTAATATAGCGAAATTGTTTATCTACAACCTTACAAAAGCAGGCTTTGTTTGTGATCATGCAAATAACGGAAAAGAGGGACTTGAGTTTGCACATAGAAACCGACCGGATATAATTATCAGCGATGTGATGATGCCGGAAATGGATGGATTTGAGTTTAGAAAAAAATTGCTTGATGATACAGATTTAAAATCGATTCCATTTGTTTTCCTTACTGCAAAAGGTGCCGAAGAGGATATTCTGCAGGGATTTGATCTTGAGATTGAAGACTACATAATAAAAACTTCCAGCCCCAAAGTTGTAATCGCAAAGGTATCCGCTATTCTTAAGAGCCTTGAAAAGGAAAGAGTAAAAATTGTTGACGAGGTTCAGAAAGCAGCGGATTCAATGGGCGCAAAGGTGGTTCCCGATGAAGCTCCCCAGTTTGAAGGATTCAGTATTAAACACTGGCATCTGCCATTTAAAAATGTACCCGGCGGGGATTTCATTGATTATTTTAAAATCGATGAAAATAATATTGCAATCGTTCTTGGCGACGTCATGGGAAAAAGATGGGGCGCCTGGTATTTTGCAGTTGCATACGCGGGTTACGTTAGAAGTGCAACAAGGTTTGTCCTTGAATCTTCCAGTGAATATAGCCCGAGTGATATTCTGCATAAAGTTAACGAATCGGTTTTTAAGGACGAAAGAATTTCCGAAGTGTTTATTACGCTTTCAATTGTTCTCCTCGATAAAAAAAATAAGGTTGCAAAATATTCCGGTGCCGGAGATTTGCCGATTGTTTACAAATCAGGCGAGGCTAAACTGATCCATTCAACAGGATTGCTGCTTGGATTCAGCAGTACAGGCGAATATGAAGATCATGAAATTAAACTTAATACAGGTGATGAGATCTTCCTGGTTACTGACGGTATTACAGAAGCAAGGAATAAGGAAGGACTTCTGTACGGACAGGAAAAGCTTATCAATTTCATAACCGGAATGAGAACAGAAGAGGATTCCGTTGAACAGATGAAAAATGAATTGTTAAGTTATACCGGCGGAGAATTGGAAGACGATGTAAGCTTTATAGCCGTAAAACTTCTCTGA
- a CDS encoding STAS domain-containing protein codes for MGIIEEVIDDIVVEIINLDRATLKEADQLKSMINDKIDAGYKKVIIDISSVEFIDSTFLGVIVNTLKKVAALKGDLKLVGFKPAVRAMFELTRLFRIFESFGDLQDAIKSFSNFNK; via the coding sequence ATGGGTATTATTGAAGAAGTAATTGATGATATTGTTGTTGAAATTATAAATCTGGACAGGGCAACATTAAAAGAAGCCGACCAGCTTAAGAGTATGATTAACGATAAAATCGATGCCGGCTATAAAAAAGTGATTATTGATATCTCATCGGTCGAGTTTATCGATTCAACTTTTCTTGGTGTGATAGTGAATACTCTGAAGAAAGTGGCGGCTCTTAAAGGCGATCTTAAACTTGTCGGATTCAAACCAGCGGTCCGCGCAATGTTCGAACTGACCCGTCTTTTCAGAATTTTTGAATCGTTCGGGGATCTTCAGGACGCAATTAAGAGTTTCAGCAATTTTAACAAATAG